In the Hevea brasiliensis isolate MT/VB/25A 57/8 chromosome 8, ASM3005281v1, whole genome shotgun sequence genome, TTGATAAGTATTGAAAACGTATAGGAAACGATAGCTAGGCTATATTAACCCAATGGAAATTCTGTAAGCACATACCTTCAAGAACTGGGACATTAGAGGATCACTTTCATTGTTGTCATGATTCACATGTGTTCTCTCACCAGAATTAAATCCAAGATTTAAGTCTCCTTTTACCACCAGGTTAAGATCTTCAACATCTATTCCCCTATACTTTAGCAGTTTGTCGATTGATTTTCCAAAAACACTATCGAAGCCTCTTCTGAAAAAGGATATCTGTTCAGACATAGAGTTGATGAAGTCATCCAGAATTTCATCATCATCATGAAAACGATGCTTGGCCTTGTTATTGTAAAAAGATGGATTTGCATCTCTTAAATCTTTTACAGAAATTTCCTCTCCAGCCAATGGCAGAAGAAACAAACGATGAAAGGCAACACCTACTTGTACTTCATGCATCAATGCCAATGCAATCACTTTACCAGAAAATTCGAAACAGTCGAAGTGTAATGGTTCTAATTTCAATTCTGCATATATGATAAATGATAAAGAAAAAACTATACTTAAATGGAAtcgatatttaataaatttaagatCAAAAAATGATTTTGTTGTGATGTGTCTCATATTTAGATAATTATGACCCTGTTTAAAAAATTTGCAATGTAATCTGAATTCGATATTATGATTTGATCAAATGAGCATGATAGAATGcaagggtaattttgaattaaaccCAAAATCACATTTCGACACAACTCaactatgaaatttttattatccTATGCAAAACTTCAATATGACCTGGTGCTCTAACTCTTCACACAGATTAACAGACCCATATCTTACTACTTTAAGACTTCACTTGGACACACCTTCACCTTAGCATAAATATTTCCTTACTCCAATGAGGGCCTAGTTCTATTATTATACTCATGAATCAGTAATCAAAGTATATATTGCAATACTTAACATTATGAATATCCAACAATGAGCTACTGTCTTAGCGCTGTGAGgttttgaattttatatttaataatggtatctcataaattaaatatatgaTAAAGTTGTGGCAAAAAGTTTATATCAATCATTTCTCAAGAAAAAAAGCAGGACAAGTAATAATTGTGGATGCTATTCATAGCAAGGATCAATATTCATTGCAAGGATCAAAAGATACGATCTTACCAGGATTAGGATAGAACTTCATAGGATCATTTGAGCACGCCAGAAAGAGGAGATTTTGCGGTTTGAATATAGCTTGGCATAACTTGTATAACCAATCCTGCAATTTTTTAGGACTGGTAATATTGTTATCTTTCAATGACTCATACAGATCTTCGTCTAGAAATCTAGACCAGTGAACGAGTGGCTTGTAGAACTCAGCATCAAGTAATTTTTCCTCAGGGATCATCATCTTCGTAACTAAATGCATCCtggatttagaatcaatcacaTCATTGTGCTTAAGAAGCCAATGATAATCATCTTTCCACGTAGTTTTTTCAAGTATCAGCTGTAGTGAAATCTGCTGGTTCATTAATACATGCTGAAATTGCTTTTGTTCATTCTCCCAAAGTTGAGAAATGCTGTTTAGCTCTTTCAAAATGTCCAGATACACAATCGAAACAGAATGCAACCAACCACTTGTTTCGAATATTCTTGCTGTCTCTGGTATAAGTCTAAGATTATTCTCCATTTTATTCAACAGGATACTAAATACACCTTTAATACCTGTTGACAATAAATCAACTATATACTTATCCTCCTCTTTGGCATTATCTATACCACAAATTGCATTACGTAATACGCCTGAAAATACCTGGAATTCACAAAAATGAAATTTCAATGACTCAATTACATAATATGAGTTTCGATTTGATTCTTGCATCTTACTCAATAGGATGCTTAAGGTATTTGCCATCTCAAAAAAGGGGGGTctaattttaagaattttgcGTAGCTCGCTAAGGTTACCTCTTTCCAACAACTGCTTTAGAGTAGTCCGCCATAGCCGATACAGAGGATCACCATATACCTTACTAAGCGAAGCACAAAATTCTAATGCTAAATGTATACATCCATCAACAGAAACATCTGGACAATTCGATATTTCTAACCAGAAAAACGTTATCAAATCAGAAGCATAGTCTTTGTATTGTGGAATTTCTGACCTGTAAAGCATAACCAAAGTCGCAGGGACAGAATACGACCACATAAAATTCTCCGATTCCTCTTCTGTTAGAAGTGCCAACAGTGCGACAATCGTCATCCATTTATCGTCAAAAGCAGCTTCCGAGAGATATTCCCCTAGGCACATGCGACAAATGTTTGAACTCATTTGGTGAATCTTTTTGGAAAAGTACCGATGTGTCATCAAATCCAAGCTTCAATTCGAGGCAATCGTCGTTTTGAATTGAGTAGTCTTCAAGTGTCTGCCACCGTTGTAGCTGCTTTCCCTTACAATATAATTTCTGTTCCGTAACTGGAATTTTACATTCCAGTAGAATTCCCTGGTGGACATCCTTCACTGTACTACCAGGATACGCAAGGAATTTTTGAGTCGTCCCATCCGGTAATTTGATGGATAATCCGATGAAATTGGATTCACCATTCGCCATCTGCTCTGGATCAACACGCCGCAACACAAAATGTTTGTTCGTTtttaaataaaagagataaattagagattatattatttataaagctgtttttcttccatttttccttattatttaataaataaaaaagtgTTTACAGTCTCACatctaataaatataaaaaatttaaaaaatttataagataatttaattaattcttttttaaaaaataattgatcTAAATTTAAGTATATTCGTTCAACTCATTATGAAACTCTTACCTCCATCTGTTTATTCACATTCTTGTTCAGATCAATTTAATAATAagaagaaataaaattattttgctttcttatttttttttaaatttttttctctctctaaaaAATTAAGTTTTTCTAAATCTCATTGGTTGCCGCTGTAATCATTTCACCGACTATCGTTTGTTTTTTCGTGCATTTTTAATTTACTAGTGGACACAGGGAAAAGATAATGATTCCATCATTCACGCCGGGGCTTTGCTTTTAAAACACTAGTTTTCTTTCACAATGGACGACCTTTAAACAAAAGTCTAAAAAAGTGGCTATGACAGCAAGctgaattaaataaaataaaaatagcaATTAGGCAAAGAGGGAACTAGTTTAATAAGGTGGTTTCGCAGTTAATTGtcaaaaaaatcttaaattttatcaattattataattaaattttaaaatttatataattattaaataaattatcatATTTGATTGATTGTCTAAATTGATCCGatcattaataaatttttaaca is a window encoding:
- the LOC110641180 gene encoding LOW QUALITY PROTEIN: E3 ubiquitin-protein ligase UPL5 (The sequence of the model RefSeq protein was modified relative to this genomic sequence to represent the inferred CDS: deleted 1 base in 1 codon), coding for MANGESNFIGLSIKLPDGTTQKFLAYPGSTVKDVHQGILLECKIPVTEQKLYCKGKQLQRWQTLEDYSIQNDDCLELKLGFDDTSVLFQKIHQMSSNICRMCLGEYLSEAAFDDKWMTIVALLALLTEEESENFMWSYSVPATLVMLYRSEIPQYKDYASDLITFFWLEISNCPDVSVDGCIHLALEFCASLSKVYGDPLYRLWRTTLKQLLERGNLSELRKILKIRPPFFEMANTLSILLSKMQESNRNSYYVIESLKFHFCEFQVFSGVLRNAICGIDNAKEEDKYIVDLLSTGIKGVFSILLNKMENNLRLIPETARIFETSGWLHSVSIVYLDILKELNSISQLWENEQKQFQHVLMNQQISLQLILEKTTWKDDYHWLLKHNDVIDSKSRMHLVTKMMIPEEKLLDAEFYKPLVHWSRFLDEDLYESLKDNNITSPKKLQDWLYKLCQAIFKPQNLLFLACSNDPMKFYPNPELKLEPLHFDCFEFSGKVIALALMHEVQVGVAFHRLFLLPLAGEEISVKDLRDANPSFYNNKAKHRFHDDDEILDDFINSMSEQISFFRRGFDSVFGKSIDKLLKYRGIDVEDLNLVVKGDLNLGFNSGERTHVNHDNNESDPLMSQFLKINRQRLNITKSTWRKDRKKPLGGGIFGKVYKGYADGGFFFAVKEIQIKNKGEIDKINQEVNLLCQFSHPNIVKYYGTEEDESKVNIFLELVSTGSLRKVYKSFELEESQVSHYTKQILEGLKYLHERKVVHGDIKCANILVDEKGYVKITDFGFTKVTGVIALLKSRYGKIDWTAPEVMKQDKEYGFEADIWSLGCTVVEMLIRDFPYSHFKELHAKSTDPLKDFKADLELEVQKGSILHYLPKYSLHDYPLALDFIERCLKRNPNERPTADTLLEHKFVKDKFVKNSGC